gcaaatacaaTTACACATGGCTAAAGGACCACAATCCAACTTATCCACGGTACAATGCTTCGTGGGAGCATATACAAAGAGTCAAAATGGATTCGGCTTCTGGATTTTTCTTTTACTTCTCTAATGTTCTTGTCGGCCGGCAACGGTTACCACATGTAGTCGTTGATGAGCTGCGTACAGGAGTCATCCTTATCTAGTTCAATGTTGGGGCAGCAAATGTCGTCAGGCACAAGCTGCATCCAGGAAAAATCCACATCCGTGTAAACACCTGCTGACATGGGATCGGTCTCTTCGTTGTGTGGGACGGCGCCGCCGAACACGGGATGTATCCCTTCCATGTCCGGGATGAAGCTATCTGACATAGGATGGATCCCTTCCATGTCCCTGACGACGCTATCTGACATTGGATCGGTCTCTTCGTTGTGTGGGACGGCGCCGCCGAACATGGGATGTACCCCTGCCATGTCCGCAAAGATGTCGCCTGGCATGGGATAGATCCCTTCCATGTCCCCGACGATGTTACCTGACACAGGATTGATCCCTTCCTTGTCCGTGTTGGCGTTGTGGAACACGGGGTGGATTGCTTCCTTGCTGGCATTGGCACCGCCGGACATCGGCTGGAACCCTTCGTTGTCCATGTCGGCGTTGTTGGCCACCAAATGCATCCCTTCCTCATCCATGTCGACGCCACTGAGCAGGTCTGGTGATTGGGTCATGGTGTTCTTGTTGAAGATCCGACATAGCACGTAGGTGTCCTAACCAGATCAGATCAACCATTCAGGTGTAGGTGAGTTCTGGAGGTCAATTACAATTTTACTATGAAAAAAGAGTAAGAAAGAAAGATACATGGATACGGTGATCGGGATGGAGGCGGTACTCGTGCATGACCCAGTTGGTCCGTGTGCCCCTAGGTGCTTTGCCGATATGAAACACAAGCGTCTTCTTCATGCCGACTACGATGCCGTTGTGGATGACTGGACGGTCCTTCCCCGTAGACTTCCAAAACCCTTTTAGCGTCGCCCGCTCCATGCGAAGGCCGGTTGGGTACTTTCGAACCCTCGGCGCAAAAAAGTACCACTCAACTTTAGCCCCTGGGTCGCCTGTGCTCGGTGAGAATGATTTGTCTGTGCGCGTATGCAGTTGAAAGGACACGAAACATAAGTCAGTTGACATATACTACTTGACTTATCGAAACAGGTGACCACCGGAGAGAGTAGAATTATACTACGTACCTGGTAGTTGGTCCGGCTCGAACCTGTAGACGTCCACCACCGGGATGAAGTCGAGGTCGATGGGGAGGCCGAGGAGCTTGCGCTTGAGGAACCAATTCACCAGCTCATGGTCCGTGGGGTGGAACCGATACCCCGGGGGTAGAGCAAAGGCGCGCTCCATCTCCGCCGTGGCCGCCGGAACTGTCACGCACGCCATGGCTGCCTGTCTCCTCGGGCGATCGATCCGTACGCCGGTCGGCCTTGTGACGACTGACTGCGAGAAGGAAATTTGTGAtggaatggaaatggtaatggctCTGTAGTGTGTAGTTGCAGTTGCACACACAGagagatggatatatatatatatatacagctgACTGACAAAGGTACAACTCGGCCGCTTATCGAGGAGATGCTCATGCCAAGCAACGCCCAAGAATCATACCACCCACTCATGATTTTTATGTCTACGTGTTCGCCAACGAAGGTGTGGTTGTGGCTTCCGTCGTGACCTAGCGCAGCCATCCGATCACAAATTGGAAGGCTGGATGTAGCTCCGGTGCTGCTCGTAACGACACCGTCGATGTCTTCCCAGATCCAGCTAGGCAGCCACGTTCTAAACCTCTGCTTGCTTGCAGGACCTGTGTAGCGACCAACGGAAGCTTCTGGAGCATGTGTATATTTAACTCCGGTACTTCTCTTTTAATTACCGGAATCAAGCTTTGGTTCGACAGCACACCATATAATTCACGGAATAACTGTCCatctccctccgttcctaaatatttgtctttctagaaattttaacaagtgactacatacgaaacaaaatgagtaaatctacaatCTAAAATATACCGACTCTCtgtataagataaatattttggaacggagggagtattatacatATATCAAAATGGCAATTTAAACCTTATTAGGCACTGGCGGGCGTCGGCATGACCATCCTGGGCCGTGCCCCCACCCCCTCAGTGAGAAATTATGCATAGTGCCGCTGCTAATCTCTCTTCTAATCCCCCGGCTTCGCTAATCTCAGTGGCTATATCTTATATGTGATCTCGtttgcctaccccccccccccccccccctttattttTCTTCACGCTCCGGCACTGCTATTAGGGACAATGTATCCAGTAAAGATGTCGGTTTGGTGAAAATCTGAAGACCAAGGGTAAGGGTCACCCGATAAAGAACGAAGGGCAGAGCCGAAACATGAGATATGCCACTTAACTCACTTTTACACATAACCCCTCATTAATTCCTACTATTAGAGAAATCCTAACGTccctttggcttttccttttcaAACGATTCCTCATCAATCTTGGCGAGGCCATGGAACCATCACTGTCTCATGCACGTGCATACACACGAAACATAAGTCAATTGACATATACTACTTCACTTGGAAAAGAAAAATCAACTTAATCTCTACTAGCAAAAAGAAAATGGAAATCAAGTCCGTGTGCATAGTGCAGTGATTTTCTGTACGGAACAGGTGTAAATTGGGCTAATTCGAGATCGGTTGGTCCACTCCAAGCAGCGAATGCAAAAATggctaaaaaaatcaaaaaacaatGGCTCCTCAGGTTTGATTTGAAATTTATCACCCATAATGGACAACAAATATGAACACGATCCATATACAATGAAGCAACGAAAATGGATCCTTGCTGCACTGATATCCCTCCCATCCCATGACGAGAATCACACACATGCACACAAAGAGATGCACGTGCGAACACACGAAACATAAGTCAATTGACATATACCACTTCACTTGGAAAAGAAAAAGCAACTTAATCTATACTAGCAAAAAGAAATTGGAAATCAATTCCATGTGCAGAGTAGAGTGTTTTTCTGTACGCAACAGGTGTAAATTCGACTAATTCGAGAACGATTGGTATACAGCAAGCAGCGAATGCAAAAATGGCTAAATAAAATGCCCCCTCTGTTTTGATTCGAAATTTGCCACCCAATGGCCACAAATATTAACACGATCTATATGCAACGAAGCAACGGAAATGGATCCGAGCTGAGCTGCTACCCCTCCCATCCCATGAcgagaatcagagagagagagaagggggggggggggggggtcataccTGATCCAAATGGCGCTGTAACGAGTCGGAGAAGTTGATATGGTTGTGTAGAGCCGCTGGGGGGCTTTTATAGGCTAAGCTACTCGATCCCGGTCGTTGATTTGCTAACAACAAATCCAGCCGTTGATTCGCTATGCGGGTTGGTTGACGCGAGAGAAAAGAAGCGGAAACGCCCAAGTGGCATCGGACTCGTTCTCCAGCTCTTTTCTTCCTCGTCGAAttggcccactgtcagtgtcaggccgcggcggcggtggtgttTCCTGCACATGCACATGCAGACGCATCGCAACCCGTCGGCACTGGGCCTCATGCATCGTGATCTCCGCAGATTTGTGTGAGGACTTCTGACGTGGACGACCGAGCCTTCGGTACGCGGACCGTCAGGATTCGTCTACTTGAGACGGACGGGCTTGGATCCAGCCATCTGTATAGCAACGACGTGAGGACTTGAGATTAATTAGTAATCTCCGCGCGCAGATAGACGGACCGGCGGCAGTTGGCTATTGCCAAGGGCGCGCAcccgcttgtgtgtgtgtgtggcaacCTGCTTGGGACCTGTTACCAGGATGTGTGTGCCGACCCAACGGAACCTTCTGGAGTATGTGTGTGTACTGTATGTTTAGGGAAGCAAGTCAACAGGTAATAGTATTGCCGGCATGATAATTTCGGTACTTCTCTGATTCATTACCCGGAATCAAGCTTTGCTACAACGCACACCATAAAATATCTATTGATGTACTATTATACTCtctccgtctcaaaataaatgtCTCCGGTTCTTTTCTTCCTCGTCGATTTGGCCCACtgtgcccggcggcggcggcggtggcgtgccGTGCACGTGCACATGCAGATGCATCGCAAGTTCGCAACCCGGCCAAGCGGTGCGAGGATTTGGACACGCGTACCACATCCACCGGTTTCCAAACGACGACCAGAAACATGGGCCAGATAAATTAACTACCGTCGAGCCGTTCATTCGCTATCAACTTTTTTTAacgttatatactccctccgtccgaaaatacttgtcgccaaaatgaataaaagggatgtatctacacatattttagttgtagatacatctttttttatccattttgatgacaagtatttttggacggagggagtattatattgtACTACTATCTTTTACATACTACTTCCTCCG
This region of Triticum aestivum cultivar Chinese Spring chromosome 2D, IWGSC CS RefSeq v2.1, whole genome shotgun sequence genomic DNA includes:
- the LOC123050876 gene encoding NAC domain-containing protein 71-like; protein product: MACVTVPAATAEMERAFALPPGYRFHPTDHELVNWFLKRKLLGLPIDLDFIPVVDVYRFEPDQLPDKSFSPSTGDPGAKVEWYFFAPRVRKYPTGLRMERATLKGFWKSTGKDRPVIHNGIVVGMKKTLVFHIGKAPRGTRTNWVMHEYRLHPDHRIHDTYVLCRIFNKNTMTQSPDLLSGVDMDEEGMHLVANNADMDNEGFQPMSGGANASKEAIHPVFHNANTDKEGINPVSGNIVGDMEGIYPMPGDIFADMAGVHPMFGGAVPHNEETDPMSDSVVRDMEGIHPMSDSFIPDMEGIHPVFGGAVPHNEETDPMSAGVYTDVDFSWMQLVPDDICCPNIELDKDDSCTQLINDYMW